GAAATGCTTAAAAAAAGTATTTTTTTCATGTTTTTAAATTATTAATTCTAGTTTTTAGTTTTTATTATGTAGTTGCTTTAATAAACGGATTTTTTTCTGTCTTTTCTAACTCGGTCAATATTTGCTCCAATACATCAGAACTCATATTTCCAAAATTTTCATTCTTGGCCCATGGTCTTGCTACCAAATTTATGCCATTGTCTGTTAAATCACTGACAACTATAGCAGGAGCCGGATTTTTTAACACTTGCGGATGTTTTTTCATAATATCCATTATCGTGTCTTTTACCTGTTTTATATCGGCTTCATAGTTTATCTTGACAATTAAATCAGCCCTTCTGTTATTGTTTTGGGAAAAATTCTTGATTTTATTATTTGAAAGTATCCCGTTTGGTATATAGACTATCTGATTGGATGCCGTCAGCAGCTTGGTCGTAAAAATCTGAATTTCCAAAACTTTCGCTGTTTCTCCCTGCGCCTCAATCGTATCCCCAACCCTAAAAGGCTTGAATAATATGATAAGCACGCCTCCTGCGAAATTAGAAAGAGAACCTTGTAAGGATAATCCAATGGCAAGACCGGCCGCTCCCAGAATAGCAACAAATGACGATGTTTCGACTCCAAGCTGTGAGATAAATGCCACAAATAGCAATACTCTCAATACCCAAATCAAGATATTTGCTAAGAACGTAGTCAGTGTCGGTTCAAGATTTCGACTGATCATTATTTTTGTGGCTAGGCGGTTTAAAAGCCGTATTCCCCACAAACCTGCAAAAAGTAGTAAGAAAGCGGATACCAGTTTAGGGGAATAGTCCACCAAAATTGTAATAATGCGATCTGTAAAAGTTTCTATTTTTTGGGCGTCAATCAACATCCTCAGACACAATTTTTTTAAAGAGTCAAATCTAATAATTTAAAAAATAAATTTTTGTTAAATTTTAAACAATTAATAGTTTTTGCTATACAATTTTATGATACGTATTAACATTTTATGGCATTTAGTATGGAAATTATGTCTTCTAACGGCTGTTCACAGGTTTTATTTTGGCATAAGTAGAATAAATCTTTTCCTTTTTCAAATCGAGCTTTTAAGAAAGGAAGTTCTGACGGTTTGTGAGTTCCTGCCAACACAACATTGGGGAGGTATTCTTTTTGTAGTAAAAGAATATTTTCCAAGGCGTTTTCTCCACAGACAGCTAGTTCCTTGTTGCTGTCTGAAAAGTTTAAGAAAGCATGCAGCCAATTTGAGAAAGCAGATGGATAGTCTATGTTTGGAAGAATATGGTTCAGCATTTTTTGAGCTACGGCTTCATAGTATGAATTTTCAAAATAAATGCCCAGTTTGTAAAGGTTATTAGCCATGGCAGAATTGGAGGCTACAATCACATTGTCTTCCAGTTCGTAATGTTTTGTAATCAGTGCAGTATCTATATCAGAAGTAAAGGTGAAAAAGCCACTGGCCGGTTCATAAAAATGGTCAAAGCAATAATCTGTCAGCTGCCTGGAATTTTGGAGCCATTTTCCATCAAGGGTAGTTTCATAGAGGCTGATAAAGGCTTCAATTACGAAGCAATAATCTTCAAGATAGCCATTAATGGTGTTTTTCTCATTTTTATGGTTGTGAAGCAGATTTCCTTCGGACGTCCAAAGATTCTCAATGATAAAATCAGCATTTTTCAGGGCAATGTTTAAATAGCTTTCGTTTCCTATCGCTTTATAGGCATCAACGAATCCTTTTAGCATTAATGCGTTCCATGAAGTAAGGCATTTGTCGTCCAATCGGGGTTTTTTTCTTTTTTTCCTTGAAGCGTAGAGCAATTTTTCCCAGTTTTCTTTTTTGTTTTGTAATTCAATAACCTCTAAATTGAAGCGTTGAGCGATT
This portion of the Flavobacterium lindanitolerans genome encodes:
- a CDS encoding mechanosensitive ion channel family protein codes for the protein MLIDAQKIETFTDRIITILVDYSPKLVSAFLLLFAGLWGIRLLNRLATKIMISRNLEPTLTTFLANILIWVLRVLLFVAFISQLGVETSSFVAILGAAGLAIGLSLQGSLSNFAGGVLIILFKPFRVGDTIEAQGETAKVLEIQIFTTKLLTASNQIVYIPNGILSNNKIKNFSQNNNRRADLIVKINYEADIKQVKDTIMDIMKKHPQVLKNPAPAIVVSDLTDNGINLVARPWAKNENFGNMSSDVLEQILTELEKTEKNPFIKATT